In the Cytophagia bacterium CHB2 genome, CGCGCGATCAGCGTTCATGCCAGAACCTCTCCTCCAGATAGCGGTGGCCGCCGTCCGGAAAAACCGTGACCACAATGCCGTTTTCGATCCGCGTCGTGATCTGGCGCGCCGCTTCCAGCGCTGCGCCGCTCGATAAGCCGATCAAAAAACCTTTGCGCCGCGCCGTGTCTCGCACCAACTCGAAAGCGGCCTCGGTTGCTACGCCGATGTTTTCATCGGCAAGTTGGGGATCGTAAATCTCCGGCACGATCGCCGTCGGCATATGCTTGAGGCCTTCCAAACCGTGCAGCGGCGAATCCGGTTGCATGGAGATCAAACGAATGCCGGCATTGAAAGCGAGCAAGCGTTTGCCGGTTCCGATGAACGTGCCGCTCGTGCCCAAACCCGCAACGAAATGCGTTAGCCGGCCGGAGGTTTGTTGCCAAATTTCGCGCGCCGTGGTGTGATAATGCGCGCGCCAATTTTCAGGATTGTTGTATTGGTTGGCATAAAAGTAACGCGCCGGCGCTTCTTCATACATGGCGCGCACCTGGCGAATCGCGCCGTCCGAGCCTTCGCTCGCGCTCGTCCAAATCACTTCGGCGCCATAAGCCTGCAACAAGTTTTTTTGATATGCGCTGACATTCTCCGGCACAACAAGACGCACGCGCACACCTAACGCGGCGCCGAGCATCGCATAAGCCACACCCGTGTTGCCGGAAGTTGAGTCCAGCAAAATTTTATCGCGGGTGAGCTGGCCGGCATGCCACGCCGCGCGGAAGATCCGGCTGGCTGCGCGATCTTTGATCGAACGTCCGGGATTTTGCCATTCGGCT is a window encoding:
- a CDS encoding cysteine synthase family protein — its product is MVGHTPLLNLSDYSMRRGVRIFAKAEWQNPGRSIKDRAASRIFRAAWHAGQLTRDKILLDSTSGNTGVAYAMLGAALGVRVRLVVPENVSAYQKNLLQAYGAEVIWTSASEGSDGAIRQVRAMYEEAPARYFYANQYNNPENWRAHYHTTAREIWQQTSGRLTHFVAGLGTSGTFIGTGKRLLAFNAGIRLISMQPDSPLHGLEGLKHMPTAIVPEIYDPQLADENIGVATEAAFELVRDTARRKGFLIGLSSGAALEAARQITTRIENGIVVTVFPDGGHRYLEERFWHER